In Drosophila innubila isolate TH190305 chromosome 2L unlocalized genomic scaffold, UK_Dinn_1.0 5_B_2L, whole genome shotgun sequence, a single window of DNA contains:
- the LOC117782618 gene encoding LOW QUALITY PROTEIN: nuclear hormone receptor FTZ-F1-like (The sequence of the model RefSeq protein was modified relative to this genomic sequence to represent the inferred CDS: inserted 1 base in 1 codon): protein HLHPKRQQQHLQHQQQQQLPPHYNKDRMLAADSTVMIPFINNTQPLKDAQQLQKHNYNSSQPGNSLVTLLAINDSQLNVGVSISGLCESISSSPNHYSNINNTNRNNKNNTNNNNNNNKNVDAKLNAPSSGGFSNSEIIESNRIIESDTMPIFTNNRNSKHPATVNGVEALNRISPVLLQMSNTVEYHQLKPLENVASSAEAAIVRTSSVPSSTTAQLLNFEEAGTKDTSVIVAAGNGLAADTTTVASEEATSTANRRSLHSIEKLAASSCVTNKTTSTTQQQQLHYEQQRADNLSDSNVSSDDEFMSEDEFGLEIDDHRGYQETNSPHLQQSYNGAAHLAKVTCCCPSCWCWWKLCFWCLKMSGNVGGNAGGGAGTTVDGVHYAGTSATSGGGEAIDFKHLFEELCPVCGDKVSGYHYGLLTCESYKGFFKRTVQNXKVYTCIAERTCHIDKTQRKRCPYCRYQKCLDVGMKLEAVRADRMRGGRNKFGPMYKRDRARKLQVMRQRQLALQALRSSMGSGEKQTTLLPGCQQSYSNMNLKQEIQIPQISSLTQSPDSSPSHIAVALGQVNASGSGVIATPMNVGNAIGSYVNGSSLLGNGNGNNSNNSNNTNSSGGSEGGGGGAGGNKKNNNDDNLQRNDNNSNGNSNSSSHETGTESLQNTAKSKLCFDSETHSSSTADVFIDPLRVLPKIREFVQSIDDHEWQTQLFALLQKQTYNQVEVDLFELMCKVLDQNLFSEVDWARNTVFFKDLKVDDQMKLLQHSWSDILVLDHLHHRIHNGLPDMTPLNNGQIFNVLNLGLLGVPQLADYFNELQNKLQDLKFDMGDYVCMKFLILLNPDVRGIVNKNTILEGHESVQTALLDYTLTCYPLVNDKFRRLLNILTEIRAMAARGEEYLYSKHCTGSAPTQTLLMEMLHAKRKV, encoded by the exons CATCTGCAcccaaaacgacaacaacagcacctgcaacaccagcaacaacaacaattgccgcCACACTATAACAAGGATCGAATGCTTGCCGCTGACAGCACAGTAATGATACCCTTTATTAACAACACACAACCGCTAAAGGACGCACAACAATTGCAGAAGCACAACTATAATTCAAGTCAGCCCGGTAACTCTTTGGTCACCTTGCTGGCCATCAATGACAGCCAATTAAATGTCGGCGTCTCTATAAGCGGACTCTGTGAGAGCATCTCTTCTAGTCCCAATCATTATAGCAATATCAATAACACCAACagaaataataagaacaacacaaacaataataataacaacaataaaaatgttgatgcCAAGTTAAATGCTCCATCTAGCGGTGGTTTCAGCAATAGTGAAATAATCGAATCTAATCGAATAATCGAATCAGACACAATGCCAATATTTACCAACAACCGCAACAGTAAACATCCGGCAACAGTCAATGGTGTTGAAGCTTTAAATAGAATTAGTCCCGTGTTGTTGCAAATGTCAAACACTGTGGAGTATCATCAGCTGAAGCCATTGGAGAATGTTGCAAGTTCTGCTGAGGCAGCTATTGTAAGAACCTCAAGTGTCCCAAGCTCAACAACGGCACAGTTGTTGAACTTTGAGGAGGCTGGCACTAAGGATACTtcagttattgttgctgctggtaaTGGCCTTGCTGCTGATACGACAACAGTTGCTTCTGAAGAGGCAACAAGCACTGCCAATCGTAGATCGTTGCATAGCATTGAAAAATTAGCAGCTAGTTCATGTgtcacaaacaaaacaacaagtacaacacaacaacaacagttgcattATGAACAACAACGGGCTGACAATCTTAGTGACTCCAATGTCAGCTCAGATGATGAGTTCATGTCGGAGGATGAATTTGGTCTAGAGATCGATGATCATAGGGGCTATCAGGAGACCAACTCACCCCATTTGCAACAAAGTTACAACGGAG CTGCTCATTTGGCAAAGGTTACATGTTGCTGCCCCAGCTGTTGGTGCTGGTGGAAACTCTGTTTCTGGTGCCTCAAAATGTCCGGCAATGTTGGCGGCAATGCGGGCGGTGGCGCGGGTACAACTGTTGATGGTGTTCATTATGCTGGCACGAGTGCCACATCCGGCGGTGGCGAGGCCATCGATTTCAAGCATCTGTTTGAGGAGCTTTGCCCTGTTTGCGGTGACAAGGTGAGCGGCTATCATTATGGCCTGCTCACCTGCGAGTCCTACAAGGGATTCTTCAAACGCACCGTTCAAA AAAAGGTCTACACTTGTATCGCGGAGCGTACCTGCCACATTGATAAGACTCAGCGCAAACGTTGTCCATACTGTCGCTACCAAAAGTGCCTCGACGTGGGCATGAAACTGGAAGCTGTTCGAGCGGATCGCATGCGTGGCGGACGGAACAAGTTTGGACCGATGTACAAAAGGGATCGAGCGCGGAAGCTGCAGGTGATGCGTCAGCGTCAATTGGCGCTTCAGGCGTTGCGCAGTTCGATGGGATCGGGCGAAAAGCAGACGACTCTATTGCCGGGCTGCCAGCAATCATATTCGAATATGAATCTTAAgcaagaaatacaaataccGCAGATATCCTCACTTACACAGTCGCCGGATTCGTCGCCTAGTCACATTGCTGTAGCTTTGGGTCAGGTGAATGCGAGCGGGAGTGGTGTGATAGCCACTCCCATGAATGTCGGCAATGCGATTGGCAGCTATGTCAATGGCAGCTCCTTATTGGgaaatggcaacggcaacaacagcaacaacagcaacaataccaACAGCAGCGGTGGCAGTGAAGGTGGTGGAGGTGGAGCAGGTggcaacaaaaagaacaacaatgaCGATAATTTGCAACgtaatgacaacaacagcaatggcaacagcaacagcagcagccatgAAACCGGCACTGAATCTCTGCAGAACACAGCGAAATCAAAGTTGTGCTTCGATTCTGAGACACACTCATCGAGCACAGCCGATGTGTTCATCGATCCACTGAGGGTTTTACCAAAGATACGCGAATTTGTGCAATCGATCGATGATCACGAATGGCAGACGCAACTGTTTGCGCTGCTACAGAAGCAGACGTACAATCAGGTGGAAGTAGATCTCTTTGAGTTAATGTGTAAAGTGCTTGATCAGAATCTGTTCTCGGAAGTTGATTGGGCAAGAAACACCGTCTTCTTTAAGGATTTGAAGGTGGACGATCAAATGAAGCTACTGCAGCATTCGTGGTCCGATATATTAGTGCTGGATCACCTTCATCATCGCATACATAACGGTCTGCCAGATATGACGCCACTGAATAACGGTCAGATCTTTAATGTATTGAACCTCGGCCTTCTGGGCGTTCCCCAATTAGCCGATTACTTTAATGAATTGCAGAATAAACTGCAGGATCTGAAGTTCGATATGGGCGATTATGTGTGCATGAAATTTCTAATACTGTTAAATCCAGACGTACGCGGCATTGTCAACAAAAACACCATCTTGGAGGGGCACGAAAGTGTACAGACAGCGCTGCTGGATTACACGCTTACGTGTTATCCATTAGTAAATGACAAATTCAGGAGGCTATTAAACATACTAACGGAGATCCGCGCCATGGCTGCACGGGGTGAAGAGTATCTCTACTCGAAGCATTGCACCGGTAGTGCGCCAACGCAGACACTGCTCATGGAGATGTTGCATGCCAAAAGGAAGGTATAA
- the LOC117782617 gene encoding nuclear hormone receptor FTZ-F1-like: HLHPKRQQQHLQHQQQQQLPPHYNKDQMLAADSTVMIPFINNTQPLKDAQQLQKHNYNSSQPGNSLVTLLAINDSQLNVGVSISGLCESISSSPNHYSNINNTNRNNKNNTNNNNNNNKNVDAKLNAPSSGGFSNSEIIESNRIIESDTMPIFTNNRNSKHPATVNGVEALNRISPVLLQMSNTVEYHQLKPLENVASSAEAAILLNFEEAGTKDTSVIVAAGNGLAADTTTVASEEATTSTANRRSLHSIEKLAASSCVTNKTTSTTQQQQLHYEQQRADNLSDSNVSSDDEFMSEDEFGLEIDDHRGYQETNSPHLQQSYNGGSGNAGSCGQLLNATGYSCSFGKGYMLLPPAVGAGGNSVSGASKMSGNVGGNAGGGAGTTVDGVHYAGTSATSGGGEAIDFKHLFEELCPVCGDKVSGYHYGLLTCESCKGFFKRTVQNKKVYTCIAERTCHIDKTQRKRCPYCRYQKCLDVGMKLEAVRADRMRGGRNKFGPMYKRDRARKLQVMRQRQLALQALRSSMGSGEKQTTLLPGCQQSYSNMNLKQEIQIPQISSLTQSPDSSPSHIAVALGQVNASGSGVIATPMNVGNAIGSYVNGSSLLGNGNGNNSNNTNSSGGSEGGGGGAGGNKKNNNDDNLQRNDNNSNGNSNSSSSSHETGTESLQNTAKSKLCFDSETQSSSTADVFIDPLRVLPKIREFVQSIDDHEWQTQLFALLQKQTYNQVEVDLFELMCKVLDQNLFSEVDWARNTVFFKDLKVDDQMKLLQHSWSDILVLDHLHHRIHNGLPDMTPLNNGQIFNVLNLGLLGVPQLADYFNELQNKLQDLKFDMGDYVCMKFLILLNPDVRGIVNKNTILEGHESVQTALLDYTLTCYPLVNDKFRRLLNILTEIRAMAARGEEYLYSKHCTGSAPTQTLLMEMLHAKRKV; the protein is encoded by the exons CATCTGCAcccaaaacgacaacaacagcacctgcaacaccagcaacaacaacaattgccgcCACACTATAACAAGGATCAAATGCTTGCCGCTGACAGCACAGTAATGATACCCTTTATTAACAACACACAACCGCTAAAGGACGCACAACAATTGCAGAAGCACAACTATAATTCAAGTCAGCCCGGTAACTCTTTGGTCACCTTGCTGGCCATCAATGACAGCCAATTGAATGTCGGCGTCTCTATAAGCGGACTCTGTGAGAGCATCTCTTCTAGTCCCAATCATTATAGCAATATCAATAACACCAACagaaataataagaacaacacaaacaataataataacaacaataaaaatgttgatgcCAAGTTAAATGCTCCATCTAGCGGTGGTTTCAGCAATAGTGAAATAATCGAATCTAATCGAATAATCGAATCAGACACAATGCCAATATTTACCAACAACCGCAACAGTAAACATCCGGCAACAGTCAATGGTGTTGAAGCTTTAAATAGAATTAGTCCCGTGTTGTTGCAAATGTCAAACACTGTGGAGTATCATCAGCTGAAGCCATTGGAGAATGTTGCAAGTTCTGCTGAGGCAGCTATT TTGTTGAACTTTGAGGAGGCTGGCACTAAGGATACTtcagttattgttgctgctggtaaTGGCCTTGCTGCTGATACGACAACAGTTGCTTCTgaagaggcaacaacaagcactGCCAATCGTAGATCGTTGCATAGCATTGAAAAATTAGCAGCTAGTTCATGTgtcacaaacaaaacaacaagtacaacacaacaacaacagttgcattATGAACAACAACGGGCTGACAATCTTAGTGACTCCAATGTCAGCTCAGATGATGAGTTCATGTCGGAGGATGAATTTGGTCTAGAGATCGATGATCATAGGGGCTATCAGGAGACCAACTCACCCCATTTGCAACAAAGTTACAACGGAGGTTCTGGCAACGCTGGCAGCTGCGGCCAACTATTGAATGCCACTGGCTATAGCTGCTCATTTGGCAAAGGTTACATGTTGCTGCCCCCAGCTGTTGGTGCTGGTGGAAACTCTGTTTCTGGTGCCTCAAAAATGTCCGGCAATGTTGGCGGCAATGCGGGCGGTGGCGCGGGTACAACTGTTGATGGTGTTCATTATGCTGGCACGAGTGCCACATCCGGCGGTGGCGAGGCCATCGATTTCAAGCATCTGTTTGAGGAGCTTTGCCCTGTTTGCGGTGACAAGGTGAGCGGCTATCATTATGGCCTGCTCACCTGCGAGTCCTGCAAGGGATTCTTCAAACGCACCGTTCAAAACAAAAAGGTCTACACTTGTATCGCGGAGCGTACCTGCCACATTGATAAGACTCAGCGCAAACGTTGTCCATACTGTCGCTACCAAAAGTGCCTCGACGTGGGCATGAAACTGGAAGCTGTTCGAGCGGATCGCATGCGTGGCGGACGGAACAAGTTTGGACCGATGTACAAAAGGGATCGAGCGCGGAAGCTGCAGGTGATGCGTCAGCGTCAATTGGCGCTTCAGGCGTTGCGCAGTTCGATGGGATCGGGCGAAAAGCAGACGACTCTATTGCCGGGCTGCCAGCAATCATATTCGAATATGAATCTTAAgcaagaaatacaaataccGCAGATATCCTCACTTACACAGTCGCCGGATTCGTCGCCTAGTCACATTGCTGTAGCTTTGGGTCAGGTGAATGCGAGCGGGAGTGGTGTGATAGCCACTCCCATGAATGTCGGCAATGCGATTGGCAGCTATGTCAATGGCAGCTCCTTATTGGgaaatggcaacggcaacaacagcaacaataccaACAGCAGCGGTGGCAGTGAAGGTGGTGGAGGTGGAGCAGGTggcaacaaaaagaacaacaatgaCGATAATTTGCAACgtaatgacaacaacagcaatggcaacagcaacagcagcagcagcagccatgAAACCGGCACTGAATCTCTGCAGAACACAGCGAAATCAAAGTTGTGCTTCGATTCTGAGACACAGTCATCGAGCACAGCCGATGTGTTCATCGATCCACTGAGGGTTTTACCAAAGATACGCGAATTTGTGCAATCGATCGATGATCACGAATGGCAGACGCAACTGTTTGCGCTGCTACAGAAGCAGACGTACAATCAGGTGGAAGTAGATCTCTTTGAGTTAATGTGTAAAGTGCTTGATCAGAATCTGTTCTCGGAAGTTGATTGGGCAAGAAACACCGTCTTCTTTAAGGATTTGAAGGTGGACGATCAAATGAAGCTACTGCAGCATTCGTGGTCCGATATATTAGTGCTGGATCACCTTCATCATCGCATACATAACGGTCTGCCAGATATGACGCCACTGAATAACGGTCAGATCTTTAATGTATTGAACCTCGGCCTTCTGGGCGTTCCCCAATTAGCCGATTACTTTAATGAATTGCAGAATAAACTGCAGGATCTGAAGTTCGATATGGGCGATTATGTGTGCATGAAATTTCTAATACTGTTAAATCCAGACGTACGCGGCATTGTCAACAAAAACACCATCTTGGAGGGGCACGAAAGTGTACAGACAGCGCTGCTGGATTACACGCTTACGTGTTATCCATTAGTAAATGACAAATTCAGGAGGCTATTAAACATACTAACGGAGATCCGCGCCATGGCTGCACGGGGTGAAGAGTATCTCTACTCGAAGCATTGCACCGGTAGTGCGCCAACGCAGACACTGCTCATGGAGATGTTGCATGCCAAAAGGAAGGTATAA